GACTAATCTCAATAAGCATAATTTGCTTCATGATTAATCTCAATAAGCATAATTTGCTTCATGGTTAATCTCAATAAGCATAATTTAACTGTTAGCAAATCGGGCTGATCATAATATCTAGTGGGTCCACCCACTTTTGAGAAGGAGAGGATGGTGTATAGACACATAATCCCATCTCAAAGAAGAGAGTGGCATGggttgtaatctctttgagaatccgaaaggagaggaaggtggagaggagaaagaagaggggaaaatagagagaagaggagaaagaggggAGCGGTTGTTGCAACAGCTGTCCACTCCCTTTCCTTCTCAAACCCAAGTGTGTTTAAGGCCTTCTTTTGTCTCATTTATTTTGACCTTAGACAGGGGGAGGCCAATTGCCTACAAGATATATAGGtttgaagaaagagaaaaatggTGCAGGAAATAAGGTTTCAGAACTTCGGAGGCGATATTCCCCTTATGctcttctttattttattatttttcagtcAATCAAATTTGACTGGAGGGCTGATCCAATGCCTTGCAGATGCTGGTTTgcgtcctctctttttttttccctttggaATGCAGGAACAAATTCCTTAAAATTAGGGATCAgcaaattaattttcagataGAGTTTTGTGGAAGTCAGATCTGACTTACAAAAGCACATACCATGTCCATTACTCTATCTAAAGCTGTCAAACTCGACTAGTTTGTTCTAGAAATgtctattgattttttttttcttctcagtcTTTTGGGTTTAAAGAAGTAAAGCATGCCAAAACTAGGTTAGAGGACTCTGACAAACATACTTTTCTTTTTAGACACCTCTGCTTTTTCGACATAAGCAATCTGCGATTGCAGTCTCCAAGATCCAGCTTTTTGCCTTTTGCATATGCAGTGAAAACTTCCATAGTATTTGTTCGTCTGTTTATGTGATGATATTCTTTCTAGTTTGTCATGTGGAACTTTTGAATTCGCtttattaatgcttcataattcTGCAAAGATCTTACATCCTACTTTGTTTCAGATTATCAAAGTTTTGGAGTTTATTGGCAAGAAGGAAGAACCTACAACTTCCACCTGGATTCACAGCTCGTATAGCAGCTCAGTTCAAACCGTAGTTTGAGAAGGGCGATATTATCTTTGGAAACCTGTCGAGTGCAACAGTAATTCATTATCACATCTTGGTTAATTATTAGTAATTccatgcatttattttatatacatTTGACAGATTTGCATCCTGAGTTATATATTACCCAGTTGCCCTATATGGCATAAATTTGTTTTGGCTTTAGTATCCATTCACAGCGAACCAAGCAGTGCCCCCCATGGACTGGCGACAATATATTTTCTGAAATAGCTTCTGATATTATTATGGAACAGAGTCTAAGAGAGTCTGCATTCTTTTACTTACATATTGGTTCTATTTTGTGAAAAACTTGAACAGGAAGAATTTGGGCTTTCCTGGTCTTTTCTAAATCTGAATATCCTACAAATGATGATTTTTTTAGGATTTTTGTTTATGGATAAATCTTTTTCATCAACAGGTTGCATGCTTTGTTTTTTAAACCAATCTTTCCCATCATCACAACTTAATTGTTTTGTTTTTAACAGTATACTATAGGAGAATGTGTATAGAATGAGGAAGTGTCAGCTGGTTGCTAGAATTAGTGTGGAGCGTCACATGTAAAGTCATTGCTAATGCATTGTTGAAATTGTTCGAGATTCTAAATAGAGTCGGCTTAGGGTgaggaagtaaaatccaagcaAGCCATCTTGGCCTATATAATGACTCGAGTTCAGGGTATTAACTACTGTCAACTCCATTAGCCTAGCGACCTTTAGGTGGCCTGAGAATTTCCACAAGTAACATgccatatgagatatgagaaGAATTAGGAATTTTATATTAGGATGACAAGCAGCAAGGAGCACATCCTAGAGGTGGAAAGAGCGTCTTGCTCAAGAAAGGGTTATTTATGAGAAGAGATCTTAATGTAAGGGATGGATTTTAAGCGACAACATGGTCTAAACCCTTTCAAAGGCACTTCAGGACCTAATAGACAACCATGACCATAACCATCAAGGCTTATCACGAGTGTTTGGAGTCAGCTTTATGAATTCTCATTCACCGTGAATGCCTATTTAGGGTTATATTGGTGTTATTTCAGGCTTTCCCTATTTCTCTTCCCACAACTTCCATCCATGTTAGCTTAGGTATTCACCTCCTACATCCTTTGATATAAATTAAAGTGCATCTTCTTATCGGAATAACCTCAGGTTTTGaattgtgcatgtccataccatcTTAATCAAGTCCTCATCATTTTGTCCTTAACTTGAGCAACTCCAACAAGTTCTCTAATATACTCATTTCTCATCACCCCATCTTGTTTTGCCACATTGTCAGTGTTAACATTCTCATTCTGCTATACAACTTTTTTTCCTCAACTCTCTTTATGCAACATTCTAATCCATACAAAATTGCCGGACTTACTGTTGTTCTGTGAAATAGACTGTTTCTAAAGTTTTGATACTCCACATGTGTAATAACACATGCATTGACATTGATTGGCTTCATCAGTGCTGATAAACTATAATCGGATGGGGCATCAAAATTGAAGTTTGTGTTGCTGACATAGTGTGTGGTCTTTGGTCTTTTGACCATTTTAAACAGATACATTTATAGGGAGGGCAACATCAAGTGGGGAAGAGTGGATGGTCAAGACACTCACAATCAATGTAGCTAAGTTCCTGAAGCACCAAGGAGAGAGAAAACATGAAGGAAATTTCTGACTCTTCTTGGTATTGAAAAGGTGTTTTAAATGTCTGATAAAGATTCAGCGATGAGAAGATTGGTTTATTATACATTAGCCAACAAATTGGAGTCCTATAATTTAACAAGACCTGGAATGATATTTGATAAGGAAACGAGGAGATGAGAACATTTGAAATGTGTTCAAAGGCTTTTCAGCATGCAATTTAGCTGCATGAATTTTCTACCTTGGCTGGTtacaattttcttcttttattcttCAAAGCAACCCTTGTAACTTGGAAGTTGGTGCGGTACACGATGGAAAGTTTCTTGTATGAGCTAATTTTATACTTGATTATTATAAACTAgacttctttctttctcctttttttttattgtctaTTTGTTTTTGGTTTGCTACTCTATTTCATCGAACAATTGGTTAATCCTAAAAAAATATGCTTCCTTGAGTCGTGTGTGAGTGAATATACTTCAGGTCATGAAATAGTCACTTTCAATTAGGTCAGTGCCTTAGTATTCCTAGACCCTATTTTGATTATCTTTTGCATAAGTTTCTCAGTGAAAACTATGGATATGATAATTGATCACAGTActgtaaaacttttatgctgaaTGTAGAGTCTAATTGTCCTTTTGACTATCATCTAGTACATGCTAACCTGAAGTCAAACTGTCAGGTTCATCATGAGTCCATGCGTTTAATATCCATTCATCCAGGGAATGTATATGTTGCTGACTTCTGCCTTTCCAGTgaatttccttttttcttttgttctcgTTTATCTCTTCTGATCCTTTTGAACCTAATAGAGTCAACTTTCACTGGAACTTTTTCCAAATTACACATTTATTCCTTGTCTCAGGTTCTGACTTTGATAATGTCTTAGCATACTCAGTGCCATGCTTTGTATGGTGGGCGAAAAGGCACACGGTTCCAACATAGTCAATTGTCCATGATACATGAAATTTTACAAAAAATTCTGAATAGTTTTGGCATCCGACACAAAATTGTAATGTGAAGAACAAAGTAATTTTACTATACAATGATCATGACCTAAATTGAGTCTGAAAATACCCTGATAAAACGAAAGTGTATTCTACATTCGTTTTGCATTATGTGAGAATATTTCCTGTAAAGGTGgtgtatttttgttttttttttcagttatcTCAGTCTGGTGAAAGTTTTTCGATTGCGTTCTACATTATACTGTTTCACATCGCTGTTGCAGTTGTATAAAATACATTGCTAAGTTTGCGCTTCTTTGTAGACTGCAGTTAGAGAACCTGCCTCTaaaattttctctttctttatatgTTTCCAGATTATTTATGGTCCGTGGAAAATTATATGAGCTACTTGTTAATTGTATTCCTCCTGAAATCATTCTGAAGGTGAAAGAACAAGTTATAGATTTCTCTTTCTGAAAACTTTCCTATGCGATTTTCCTTACTTGTTTTGATTTGCAGAAGTTACTGTCAGAATTACTGAAAAAGTTGGACTCTGAATTGAAACATGAAGTATGTCATTGGGCTGCATACTATGTGAGTATGTTGTAACAATGTAGACCTTGAtcttgttggttgtggtcaaCAAACCATATTTGATCCATATCAAGCCAGCTTTGTGAAACCTTCTCTGCAAATTGTTGATCCATATCTCTCCATCAGGAGTAGCTGCTTTAGAACATTTCTCCCTGGTTCAGTTCAGTTCTTTGTAGGTTACTATTTGGATGTTCTGCCCTTTCTAAAATCCTGTTTTAATTACATTTAACCAAATATTTTCTCCAGCATATCTCCTGTGATGACAAAAATGCTTCCCTAGGGTATTGCATATTTTTTGTCAGGC
Above is a window of Phoenix dactylifera cultivar Barhee BC4 unplaced genomic scaffold, palm_55x_up_171113_PBpolish2nd_filt_p 001168F, whole genome shotgun sequence DNA encoding:
- the LOC120108094 gene encoding replication factor C subunit 3-like — protein: MVRGKLYELLVNCIPPEIILKKLLSELLKKLDSELKHEVCHWAAYYEHRMRLGQKAIFHIEAFVAKFMSIYKGFLIATFS